A window of the Candidatus Paceibacterota bacterium genome harbors these coding sequences:
- the infC gene encoding translation initiation factor IF-3, with the protein MYHKLNQQIRASEVRVIGPKGENFGVLPIADALSKAKELDFDLIEISPNATPPIAKIADYGKFLYEENKKQKAAKAKVQTVEIKTLQVKVGTGDHDLALKARKASEWITEGHRIRIDLFLPGRTKYMDEKFLKERMGRLLNLITVDFRIAEEPKKSPKGLSALIEKAK; encoded by the coding sequence TTGTATCACAAGTTAAACCAGCAGATTAGAGCAAGTGAAGTACGGGTCATCGGACCTAAAGGAGAGAATTTTGGAGTTTTACCTATTGCTGACGCACTGAGCAAAGCAAAAGAGCTCGACTTTGACCTTATTGAAATATCTCCAAACGCCACTCCCCCGATAGCCAAAATCGCCGATTATGGAAAATTCCTCTATGAGGAAAACAAAAAACAGAAGGCCGCGAAAGCAAAAGTACAAACAGTTGAAATAAAGACTCTTCAGGTAAAGGTAGGGACTGGCGACCATGACCTCGCTTTGAAAGCTAGGAAAGCCAGCGAATGGATAACCGAGGGTCATAGGATAAGAATAGATTTATTCCTTCCAGGCCGAACAAAGTATATGGATGAAAAATTCCTAAAAGAAAGAATGGGTAGATTACTAAACCTAATAACCGTAGATTTCAGAATAGCCGAAGAGCCCAAGAAGAGCCCTAAAGGCCTTTCTGCCCTGATTGAGAAAGCCAAGTAA
- a CDS encoding 50S ribosomal protein L35, whose translation MKTNKSYSKRFKVTKNGKIVGRRMGQNHFNAKGSGNAVRRKRGSNVITMTNTDRGRYLNNA comes from the coding sequence ATGAAGACAAACAAGTCATATTCAAAGAGATTCAAGGTAACTAAAAACGGCAAAATCGTAGGCCGAAGAATGGGTCAAAACCACTTTAACGCTAAAGGTAGTGGTAACGCCGTACGACGTAAAAGAGGTTCCAATGTAATCACTATGACAAATACTGATCGTGGCCGCTATCTAAACAACGCATAA
- the rplT gene encoding 50S ribosomal protein L20, giving the protein MSRVKKGTNALKSRKNTLKMVKGYRFGRSTKEREAQEAIFHAGAYAFAHRRDKKGEMRRLWNIRLNAELNKQGFSYSKFIGALKKKNIALNRKMLSELAADKPDIFKKILAQANS; this is encoded by the coding sequence ATGTCCAGAGTTAAAAAAGGTACAAACGCATTAAAATCACGTAAAAACACCCTCAAGATGGTGAAGGGTTATCGTTTTGGGCGTTCGACAAAGGAACGAGAGGCTCAGGAAGCTATTTTCCACGCTGGCGCCTATGCTTTCGCTCACAGGAGAGATAAGAAAGGCGAGATGCGTCGCTTGTGGAATATCCGCCTCAATGCCGAATTAAACAAACAAGGCTTTTCATACAGTAAATTTATAGGTGCGCTGAAAAAGAAAAATATCGCCTTAAACCGAAAGATGCTTTCAGAGCTAGCGGCAGACAAGCCAGATATTTTCAAAAAGATATTGGCTCAAGCTAATTCATAA
- a CDS encoding MYG1 family protein, whose protein sequence is MRPTEVSTSVGLSLFYNRSICYIIFVMFNFLKPKITVATHNGSFHADDVFACATLSIWAGKKGRRIKIIRTRDEKAITRADIVVDVGMEYDPTRNRFDHHQKGGAGIRENNLSTDKAGIPYASFGLVWKHYGEKICDSRLAEIVEKEIVLPIDAKDNGVNIYNSNELGINDYSLGNALMSMNPTWEENDADTDKQFNRAVVFAKEILKREIASAKAHKEGERLTKEAIEKQDNPEILILDKYFNWGKTVMLFKKVKFVVYKHRNGNDWCVQSGRDNIEDFNSDRANLPEEWGGLRDKELIKISGIRDAVFSTNGGWFGIARSKEGAIEMANKALGK, encoded by the coding sequence ATGCGCCCGACGGAAGTTTCGACTTCGGTCGGGCTTTCGCTTTTCTATAACAGATCAATCTGTTACATTATATTTGTTATGTTTAATTTCCTAAAACCAAAAATTACAGTAGCGACACATAATGGGAGCTTTCATGCTGACGATGTTTTTGCTTGCGCTACTTTGAGTATTTGGGCCGGTAAAAAAGGAAGGAGAATAAAAATAATTAGAACGAGAGACGAGAAAGCCATAACGAGAGCAGATATAGTGGTGGATGTCGGCATGGAATATGACCCAACTAGAAATCGCTTCGATCACCACCAAAAAGGAGGGGCCGGGATCAGAGAAAATAACCTGTCTACCGACAAGGCGGGAATCCCATACGCTTCTTTTGGTTTGGTATGGAAACATTATGGAGAAAAAATTTGCGATAGCAGGTTGGCAGAAATTGTTGAAAAAGAAATAGTACTACCTATAGACGCAAAGGATAACGGAGTGAATATTTATAATTCTAATGAATTGGGAATCAACGATTACTCATTAGGAAATGCCTTGATGAGTATGAACCCTACATGGGAAGAAAACGACGCTGATACAGACAAACAATTTAATAGAGCCGTGGTTTTTGCTAAAGAAATACTGAAAAGAGAAATCGCTTCTGCAAAAGCGCACAAAGAAGGAGAAAGGCTGACAAAAGAGGCTATAGAAAAACAAGATAATCCAGAAATACTTATTCTGGATAAATATTTTAACTGGGGAAAAACAGTAATGCTGTTTAAAAAAGTGAAGTTTGTTGTTTATAAACACAGAAATGGAAATGATTGGTGTGTGCAATCTGGTAGAGATAACATAGAAGATTTCAATTCAGACAGAGCTAACCTACCCGAAGAATGGGGTGGCTTGCGAGATAAAGAATTAATAAAAATTTCTGGGATTAGGGACGCGGTATTTTCTACAAATGGAGGTTGGTTTGGTATAGCAAGATCAAAAGAAGGAGCCATAGAGATGGCAAATAAAGCCTTGGGAAAATAG
- a CDS encoding MBL fold metallo-hydrolase, protein MQKLEVIFYGGTGSVTGANFLVQYGTTKFLVDCGLIQGNRQTERRNAEPFPYDPKEISHLFITHAHMDHIGRVPKLVHDGFEGKIISTEETREIATLALEDAYRVMLSKQKSGFSELLYEEKDVKKALSLWQGRSYEEGYEFEGIKVHFRDAGHILGSAMMEFEIGAQKIVFTGDLGNSPSPLLRDTEEVVDADYIIMESVYGDRNHESHEERRSKLKQAIAEGIKRGGEIIIPAFSIERTQVLLSELDNMIEASELPSIPVFLDSPLAAGITEIYKKFSKRFNKKVQEEISKGDEIFNFPKLQITRSMQDSAQIQRVKGSKIVIAGSGMSEGGRVRGHEKEILPDPKSTLILVGYQPAGTLGRHLEEGLKRVNIDQEWFPVRAKIVKIDGYSAHKDSDHLLQFVAKASESNRLKKVFVVMGEPKTSLFFVQRIREYVGTDAIYPEVGKPYELA, encoded by the coding sequence ATGCAAAAATTAGAAGTTATATTTTACGGAGGCACTGGTTCTGTTACAGGAGCAAACTTTCTAGTTCAATATGGTACAACTAAATTCCTTGTCGATTGTGGCTTGATACAAGGTAATCGACAGACAGAGAGAAGAAATGCAGAGCCTTTTCCCTATGATCCTAAAGAAATAAGTCACCTTTTTATTACTCATGCACACATGGATCATATCGGGCGAGTGCCTAAGTTGGTGCACGATGGTTTCGAGGGCAAAATAATATCAACGGAGGAGACTCGCGAAATTGCTACTCTTGCATTAGAGGATGCGTATCGCGTCATGCTTTCAAAACAAAAGTCAGGATTCTCAGAATTGCTCTATGAGGAAAAGGATGTCAAAAAGGCTCTTTCTCTCTGGCAAGGCCGAAGCTATGAGGAAGGATATGAATTTGAGGGAATAAAAGTGCATTTCCGAGATGCCGGACATATTCTCGGATCAGCTATGATGGAATTTGAAATTGGGGCCCAAAAGATTGTCTTCACTGGCGACCTAGGCAATTCGCCTTCACCTCTTTTGCGCGACACGGAGGAAGTGGTTGATGCGGACTATATAATCATGGAAAGCGTTTATGGCGACAGAAATCACGAAAGCCATGAGGAGAGGAGATCGAAGTTGAAGCAAGCCATAGCTGAAGGTATAAAAAGAGGGGGCGAGATAATTATTCCTGCTTTTTCTATAGAACGCACGCAGGTTTTACTTTCTGAGCTCGACAATATGATTGAAGCTTCCGAGCTTCCGAGTATTCCAGTTTTTCTGGACTCTCCTCTGGCTGCAGGTATAACAGAAATATATAAAAAGTTTTCGAAAAGATTTAATAAAAAAGTGCAGGAAGAAATATCAAAGGGGGATGAAATATTTAATTTTCCTAAACTCCAAATCACTCGCTCGATGCAGGACTCTGCTCAAATACAAAGAGTAAAAGGGTCGAAAATTGTTATTGCTGGTTCCGGTATGTCCGAAGGGGGCAGGGTTCGTGGCCATGAGAAGGAAATCCTACCTGACCCCAAGAGTACTCTTATCCTGGTCGGATACCAACCGGCAGGTACCTTGGGCAGGCACCTCGAGGAAGGTCTAAAACGGGTAAATATCGATCAGGAATGGTTTCCTGTCAGAGCTAAAATTGTGAAAATAGATGGTTACTCCGCCCACAAGGATTCCGATCACTTACTCCAGTTTGTAGCTAAGGCTTCTGAATCAAACAGGTTGAAAAAAGTTTTTGTCGTCATGGGCGAACCAAAAACTTCACTCTTTTTTGTGCAAAGGATTCGTGAATATGTTGGGACGGATGCGATCTATCCAGAAGTAGGTAAACCTTATGAATTAGCTTGA